The following proteins are co-located in the Solanum pennellii chromosome 1, SPENNV200 genome:
- the LOC107029442 gene encoding polygalacturonase At1g48100, which translates to MASLSSTLLVTFYMTFALLLLLLCSHVVTARYHHHGHRGHHNNKKQHKHNSHISYPPSISPEPSPPAGDEGVYDVRSFGAVGDGVTDDTEGFKAAWDAACQVQSAVIHVPLGYSFMIQSTIFTGPCQSGLVFQLEGTIMPPDGPESWPSKTSKRQWLVFYRVNELSLQGGGVIDGRGEEWWNLPCKPHKGPKGSTLPGPCDSPIAIRFFMSSNLTVQGIKMKNSPQFNFRFDNCKNVHIESLHITAPIWSPNTDGIHIEQTSNVEIYDSLISNGDDCVSIGAGCYDVDIRNLTCGPGGHGISIGSLGNHNSRACVSNITVRDSVIKQSDNGVRIKTWQGGFGAVSGVSFLNIHMDNVRNPIIIDQFYCLSKDCSNRTSAVSVSDIEYSSIKGTYDIRSPPMHFACSDTIPCTNITLSDIELLPAKGELVLDPFCWNAYGGQETLTIPPIFCLLEGNPPKVFENNDLGYCSSS; encoded by the exons ATGGCATCACTATCAAGTACCCTACTTGTTACATTTTACATGACatttgcattattattattattattatgtagtCATGTTGTTACTGCTAGGTATCATCACCACGGACACCGCGGTCATCATAATAACAAGAAACAACATAAGCATAATTCACACATATCGTATCCACCTTCAATTTCACCTGAGCCTTCACCCCCCGCAGGGGACGAAGGGGTTTATGATGTGAGGTCTTTTGGTGCCGTAGGTGATGGTGTTACGGATGATACTGAAGGTTTTAAGGCAGCGTGGGATGCTGCCTGCCAAGTTCAGTCAGCTGTTATTCATGTTCCTCTTGGTTACTCATTTATGATTCAATCTACTATTTTTACTGGTCCTTGTCAAAGTGGCTTGGTGTTTCAG TTGGAAGGAACAATAATGCCACCAGATGGACCAGAGTCGTGGCCAAGCAAAACCAGTAAGCGGCAGTGGCTGGTATTTTATAGAGTAAATGAGTTGTCATTACAAGGTGGAGGCGTCATAGATGGAAGAGGAGAAGAGTGGTGGAATCTTCCTTGTAAACCCCATAAG GGACCTAAAGGAAGTACACTACCTGGACCATGTGACAGCCCAATt GCCATTAGATTCTTCATGAGCTCAAATCTAACGGTGCAAGGAATTAAAATGAAGAATAGCCCCCAATTTAATTTCAGATTTGATAACTGCAAAAATGTGCATATTGAATCCCTTCACATTACAGCTCCCATTTGGAGTCCCAACACTGATGGCATTCACATTGAGCAAACCAGCAATGTTGAAATTTATGACTCCCTTATCTCTAACG gTGACGATTGTGTGTCAATAGGAGCAGGATGTTACGATGTGGATATTAGGAATCTCACATGCGGACCTGGAGGACATGGAATAAG CATTGGGAGTTTAGGCAACCACAACTCGCGAGCATGTGTATCAAACATCACAGTTCGTGACTCAGTAATAAAGCAATCAGACAACGGTGTGAGGATCAAGACATGGCAAGGGGGATTTGGAGCAGTATCAGGAGTTTCGTTTCTCAACATTCATATGGACAATGTACGTAACCCCATTATAATCGATCAATTTTACTGTCTTTCGAAAGATTGCAGCAATCGGACCTCAGCAGTGTCTGTTTCAGATATTGAATACTCAAGTATTAAAGGAACGTATGATATAAGAAGCCCGCCAATGCATTTTGCTTGTAGTGACACTATCCCTTGCACGAATATAACACTTTCAGACATTGAACTTTTGCCTGCTAAAGGCGAATTAGTGTTGGATCCCTTCTGCTGGAACGCGTATGGAGGACAAGAGACATTAACAATTCCGcctattttttgtttgttagaGGGAAATCCTCCAAAAGtgtttgaaaataatgacttaGGGTATTGTTCTTCGTCCTGA